Below is a window of Polyangiaceae bacterium DNA.
GAGCTCGCCTGGTGTCGCCACCAACACGGCTGCGAGCCCCGAGCCGTCGGCGGGACAGGCGGCAAGCGCCCGCACGCCGGTCGGCACCGCGACGCGCAGTCGCTCGACCAACTTGCCGTCGTCTTGCCAAGTGTGGACGACCAACGCGTCACCAGACTCGTCCAGCGTGTCGCTGCTGCTCAAGATCTCGGGTTGCCCGTCACCATCCAGGTCGCCGACCGCGAGCTGCGCGCCGGCAGCCTCGAGTCGCGCGCTGCGGCCCGCGTCGTCGCGCAACAGAACACTGCTCTCGTTGAAGACCCGGAGCGCCCGCACCTGCCGCGGTTTGCCGTCGCGTCCGAGCACCGTCGCGCCCGCCATGGCGTCTCCAGGCTTCTCCATCCGTGCGACCTTCGGCGCTTCGTCGCCCTTGCTGCAGGCCTCGATTTCCGGCCGAATGCTCGTGCCGAGGACCTTGGAGCAGCCCCCGGCGGGCCAAGGCAGGCGTCGACCGAGCTTCTCCTTCAGCGCGAAGCTCGCGTCCAGGCGGACCGCGTCCAGCCGGTCCGTCAGCCCGATGTCCACCCAGCGGCCCGGCTCGATGGCAGCGCTTCCGATCGGCTCGCGGAGCGGCGCCCGCGAGAGGGGCGAAAGCTGCGTCCAGGCCACGGTCGCGGAGGCGACGAAGCGGCCCGCGCGCACGCGGCCCAGCTGCGCGCGAGAGCGCCCCACCAGCACCGCCTCCAGCGAGCCGTCGCCGTTCAGATCGCCGCAGGCGACGGCCACCGGGCTCTGCTCGCCGGTTCCGGCCTTGTCGGTACGCTTGGCGACCAGCGGGACGGGGGGGAAGAACGTGCGCAGCTCGGCGTCGAGGCGGCGGCTGGCGAAGGCGTGGGCGCGCGGGTTCGGCTCCGGATCGCGCACGCGGTCCCAGAAGCTCTTGGGCACCGGGTAGACGTCGGCCGTGAGCCTGACCTCGCCGCGCTGGATCTCGGGGACGAGGTGGACCAGCGTTCCCGATCGAGCCGCCAGCGTGCGCGCGCGCGCGAGGGTGGCGGCCTCGCTGGAGCTCTTCAGTCCCAGCGCGCCGGCCGTGACGCTGAGCAAGCGGGCGGCGAGCTGCGCAGCGTCGGCCAGCTTGGCATCGGCGGCGAGCGGCGCTGCTACCACCAGGGCGTCGGCGGGCAGCTTGCCCAACGCCTCCTTGAGCTCGCAGCCGAGCTCGGAGAGGGCGCTCGCCCGACCGGTCGTGCAGGCCCGCGGGGCCTCCGCAGGGGTGGGCGCCGGGGCCGCGCCCTTGTCGGGCTGGGCGCGGCTCGGCGGCGCCAATGAGGCGCACAGGGCGACAGCCGCCAGTTGGAGCCGGGTCTTTCGCCGCATCTCGTGTCCTCGGCCCCGGGGCGGGGCCGCCACCCCCGAAAACGGGGCGCCCCTGAGCATAAACGAGCCTCCCCGGAGCCATCCTATGATATCGATGTCTCGGCTTGGCCCCCCGACTTCTGCTCGTCATTGCTTCGCTGGCCTGGCTAGTCGCGTTCTTGTCCCCGGCGCGGGCCGAGGCGCAGTGCGTCGACGAGGCGCTGAAGGAGCAGCTCATCGGAAAGCGGGCCTACCGCGGGGTCGTCCCGCGCCTGTTCAAGAAGGCGCTCCGGCACGAGCTGTCCCCGATGGGTGGTTGGTATGCGGCGGACCTCGCCGACGGCGCGCCGGTCTACGGCGGCGCCTACACCTTCCACTTCACCGAGGACCTGGGCCTCGAAGCCTCGTACTTTCGCACCCGTCAGAAGTACGGCCTCCTGCAGGCCATCATCGATCGGCAGCAGGGCCTGGTGCAGTTCCAGGAGTCGCCGGAGGAGGACGTCCAGCTGTTCCTGGGCCACCTGATCTGGTCGATGGCCTACGGCAAGGTGCGCTGGTTTGGCGGAGCCATCCACCGCTTCGACTTCTACCTGTCGCTCGGCGGCGGCGCGACGGACACCAGCGAGTCCGGCGGCCTCGGCCTCACCGGCTCGGGCGGCTTCGGCCTCAAGTTCTACTTGGCCCAGTGGCTGGCCTTCCGCCTCGACGCCCGCGATCACGTGCGAAATCATCGCGCTCCCTTCGCCGTCGAGAAGATCGTAAACGACGTGTCGCTCATGGGCGGGCTGAGCGTGTTCTTCCCGTTCTCGAGCTGACGCTGGCTCGCCTCCGGCGGGCCCAACGGTGACCTCATGAGAACCCTCGTCTTGTTGCGGCACGGTCAGAGCCAGTGGAACAAGGAAAACCGCTTCACCGGCTGGGTGGACGTTCCCCTCAGCGTGGAAGGGGTGGCCGAGGCCGAGAACGCCGGGAAGCTGCTCAGAGCGGAGGGCTTCAGCTTCGACCGCGCCTACACCTCGTACCTGAAGCGGGCCATCAAGACGCTGTGGATCGCCCTCGAAGAGCTGGACCAGATGTGGATCCCCGTCCAGAACAGCTGGCGGCTCAACGAGCGCATGTACGGCGCGCTGCAAGGGCTGAACAAGGTCGAGACCGTGCAGAAGCACGGCGAGCAGCAGGTCAAGATCTGGCGGCGCAGCTACGACATCCCTCCACCCGCGATGGATGAGAGCGACGTCGGCTGGCCGGGGAACGATCCGCGCTACCGGTCGCTCGCTCCGAGCGAGCTCCCGAAGACGGAGTGCTTGAAGGACACGGTCGAGCGCTTCCTGCCGTATTGGGAGTCGGACATCGCGCCGGCGCTCCGCTGCGGCGAGCGGGTGATCATCGTGGCTCACGGCAACAGTCTGCGTGCGCTGGTCAAGCACCTGGACGCGGTGAGCGAGGCGGACATCGTCGAGCTGAACATCCCGACCGGCATCCCGCTCGTCTACGAGCTCGACGAGGATCTGAGACCGATCAAGAGCCGCTACCTCGGTGACCCGGAGGCAGCTGCTCGTGCCGCGGCGGCGGTCGCCGCTCAGCTCAAGGGATGAACGACGGGCCGCCGCCCCTCGCGCTCGGCGCGTCGCCCGCGGAGCGTGCCGCTCGCTACCGCGACGTGCTCACGACCATCCGCTCGCTGCTCGAGGGCGAGGACGACTGGATCGCCGGCCTCGCGACCGTGGTCGCCGAGCTCCACGCCGGCTTCGAGTACTTCGACTGGACCGGCGTCTACCGGCTGGTCCGGCCCGATCTGCTGGTGATCGGCCCCTACCAGGGCGGCCACGGCTGCCTGCGCATCGCCATCGAGCGGGGCGTGTGCGGCGCGGCGGCGCGCACCCGGGCCACTCAGCTCGTGCCGGACGTCGGCCAGTTCCCCGACCACATCGCGTGCTCCGCGCTCACGCGCTCCGAGATCGTCGTGCCCATCGTGGCGCCGAACGGGCGTCTGCTCGGCGTGCTCGACGTGGACTCGAACCGCCTCGCGGCGTTCGGCGAAGTGGACCGCGAGCACCTGGAAGAGCTCTGCCTGCTGCTCGGTCGCCAGTTCGAAGCCGCGCCGAATCTTTGAGCTTTCGCCGAGCTGTCGCCGCGCACGGCGGTGAGACTAGACTCGCCCTGGTGTCGGACACCCCTCCCAGCATCTCCGGCCCGCTCGCCTGCGGGCTCCGGGACGTGGCGGCCGAGCTGGTCGGTGCGGAGGTCGTCGAGCGCGCGCTCGACCGCCTCTCGGGAGAGCTCCGCACGCGCTACCAGACGGCCACGGCGGTGGAGTGGATGCCCATCGACGTGATGGAAGAGGCGTTCTCGGCTATCGCCGCGGAGCTCGGGACCGACGTCGCTTCGCTGCACGAGCGGGTAGCGACGGTAAGCATCGAGCGGACCTTTCGCACGGTCTGGCGCATGCTGCTGCGTCTGACCACGGACAAGGCACTGGTGAGTCGCACACCGAGCGTGTTCGCCCGCTCCTACAACCGCGGCAGGCTGGTCGCAGAGATCCCGAGGCCCGGCCGTGGGGAGATCACCCTGCTCGACTGGCCCAACGTGCCCGCCTGGCCGCAGCGCGCCACCAGGATCGGCATCGCCACCGTTCTCCGGCTCGCCGGCAGGAATGACGTGCGGGTGGACTTCGCGCCGACCGCGACGGGCGCGCGCTACGTGGCCACCTGGCGCTGAGCGTCAGCCGAGCCGGCGGCGTCGCCCCAGCGCCAAGAGGCCCAAGCCCAGGAGCGACAGGCCCGCGAGCGGAGACCCTGTCGCGACGCCGCAGCCGCCGCCGCCGCCGGGCTGGAGCCCGCTCGCGCTCGCGCCGCCTGCGCCGCCTGCGCCTGCCCCAGTGCCACCCGTGCCGTTGCCGCCGAAATCCGAGCCTCCGCTCCCGCCAGGTGGAGGCCAGCCGTGCTTCTGGTTCCAGTCCGCGAGAAGCGCGTCGATCTTCGCCGTGTTGTCGACCAGCGTGAGCTTCCCGCCGCTCGGCGGGTACTCCTCGATGTCCTCGGCCCAGGGCATGGTGCTGTCCCAAACCGGCCAAGCTGTGCCGTCGAGCGCGACCTGGCGGTCGTCGGGGAGGATCATGCCGCGCTTTCCTCCGCAGGTGACGCGCTGAACCGCCAGCGCGTAGGCCGGCACCGCCGGCTCGCCCGGCGCCGCGCGGAAGATCGGGTCCTCCGTCATCTCCGCCGGCGAAATGGTGGTGTAGAGCCGGGTCAGGTAGGGCCACTTGTCGAGCAAGCTCTTGGCGTGCACCGCCGGATCGATGATCCGCGTCTGAAGCGCAGCGGCGAACTCGGCGGCGTTCCACTTGGCCTGGTCGATGGCCGCAGCGTTGCAGCTCAGGCACCCGTAGAAGTCGTAGTCCTGCATGCCCGGAGGCACCGGCAGGTAGTCGGCCAGAATGCCGGCGATCAGCGGGTGGCCGTAGCTGCACTGGAAGCCGACCGTGCAGGTCAGCAAGCCCTGTTTCGAGAGCTCGTCCGCGACCTTCTCCGGCGTGATGCCCTGGAAGGGCGCGGCGTTCCAGGCGGAGCTCCACACTCCCGCGGAGCTCACGACGCTGCTCGAGCCAGCGTATTCGGTGACGAAGGCCTTGCCGTTGGCGACGGCGCTGTCGGCAGCGCGGCTGACCAACTCCTTGTAGTTCTGGCCCAGCGAGAGCCAATTGAGCCGCACCGGGTTGAGCTTCAGGTGCTTGTAGTTCTCGGGAACGACGCGGTCGTCACCCAGGAAGAACGCGCGCACGGCCATGTCCTCCGTCGCAGCGACGCGGGTCAGCTTGAGCGGCACGCAGGGCTCGTTGCCCGTGTACTTGAAGACCAGCGGGTGGATCTCGTCGAGCCCCGCTCCAGCAGTCAGCTTGATGGCGACGAACACGTAGTTCTTGACCACGTAGTCACCGAGGATCTGCGGCGCGCTGGGGATGTTCTGGTAGTTGTTGTTTTGCAGCCAGTCCACCACCTCGGTGGCGGTCCCGCCCTTCAGCACCACCACCTCGAAGGCGCCGACGGTCTTCTCGAACACGACCTGTGGACCGCCGCCGCCGCCCGCCGCCCCCCCGGAGCCGGACACTCCGCCGTCGAAGCTCAACGCGCCCCCACTGCCGCCGCCGCAGGAGTCGTTCTGCGTCTGCATGGCGTAGGTGGGCACCGTGGCCCCGAGCATCTGCGTGAACAGGGGCTGCGAGCCGACGGTCACATCGGGCACGTCCGGCATCGGCACCACCCAGGCGAAGCGCTCGGCGGAGCCCTGGTACTGGATCTGCACGTGGGCTTCGACCGTCTGCCCGTCGAGGACGAACAGGATGTTCTCCCCCGACTGGTCCACCGGCATCGCCTGCGGCCCGGTGTCGCAAAAGGTCCCGCCGCAGGCGTCCGCGGCGCGAGGCCCCAGCGCCGCAGCAGCGGCCAAACACACGACCAGATGACGTTTCATGCTCTCTTCCCCCGCGTTGCTCAGCGCTGCCGCCGCCGGCGAATCAATCCCAGACCCGCCGCCGCCAGGAAGGCCGCCGCGGCGGAGAACGGGTGCTTACCCGCGACGCCGCAGCCGGGCGTCCCAGCCGACTCGAACACGTCGCCGGTGCGGCTCGCCGCGCCCTGGGTCGCGGGGGTCTCGCAGGTGACCTTGTTCTTGGCGTTCCAGGCGCCGAGCCGCTCGGCGATCACCGGGCCGTTGTCCACCAGCGTGATCTTGTCGCCGCCGAGCGGGAACTCCTCGATCTGATCTGCCCAAGGCATCGTGCTGTCCCAGACGGGCCAGGTCTGCGTGGACTTGTCGAAGGCGATGTTGCGGCCGTCGGTGAGCTCCATGGTCGTGGCGCCGCAGCAGTTGGTGTGCCGCACGGCGATGGCGCCAGGCTGCACCGGTTCGAGTCCCGGCTGCGGGTGGAACATCGGATCCTCGGTCATCTCGGAGGGCGAGATGGTGGTGAACATGCGGGTCAGGTACGGCCACTTCGTGACGATGTCGCGCGCGTGCTCCGCCGGGGCCTGGATGCGCAGCTGGAAGTCGGCGGCGAACTCGTTCGCGTTCCACTTCGTCTGGTCGATCTGGTCCTGGTAGGTCGTGAGCGAGCCGTAGAACTCCACCGGCGTGAGGCCGGGCGGGACGGGTAGGTACTCGCTGAGCAGTGGCTTCAGCAGCGGGTGCGAGTACTGGCAGTCTTCCTGGGGGTCGTAGCGGTAGCTGTAGCAGCTGATGAGCCCCATCTGCTCCAGCTTGGCAACCACCAGGGTGGGGTCGATACCGGCGAAGACCTGGGAATTCCACGCCGAATTGTAGAACGAGAAGCTGCTCACGACGCTGCTCGGGCCGGCGTATTCGGTGACGAACGCCCTGCCGTTGGCCACCGGGCTGTCCACCGCGCGCGACACGGCCTGAGTGTAGTTCTGCCCCATGCTGGACCAGTCGATGCGGGCGGGGTTGAGCGTGACGTGTTTGTAGTTCGTGGGCACGACCCGGTCGTCGCCCAGGAAGAACGTGCGCACGCCCATGTCCTCGGTGGCCGCGACGGCCGTGAGCTTCAGCGGCACACAAGGTTCGTTGCCTTCGTAGCGGAACACCAGCGGGTGGATCTCGTTGCTGTTGGCGCCAGCGGTGAGCTTGATGGCGACGAACACGTACGCTTGATTGACGTAGCTCTTCAGGAGCTCCGGCGCGGTCGGGATGTTCTGGTAGGCGTTGTCGGCGAGCCACTTGCTCACCTCTTCCGCGGTGCCGCCCTGGAGCACCACGACCTCGAAGGCGCCCACCGTCTTCTCGTACACGACCTGCGGACCGCCCGCGTCCTTCGCGCCGCCGGAGCCGCCCATGCCCATGGCGCCGCCGGCTCCTGCCGACGTTCCGAAGTCGTTCGCGCTCGGGTCCTCGCAGACGTCGGTCTGCTGCGTGAAGCCGTAGGTCGGCACCGTGCCTTGCAGGAGCGCGTCGAACAGCAGCGCCGAGCCGACCTGCACGTCGGGCACCTTCGGCATCGGGACGATCCAGGCGAAGCGCTCGGCCGCGCCTTGGTATTGGATCTGCACGTGAGCCTCGACGTATTTGCCGTCCATCACGAACAGCACGTTCTCGCCCGACTGATCGACGGGCATGGCCTGGGGACCGGAGTCGCAGAAGGTGCCGCCGCAGGCCTGCGCCTGCTGGGCCTCGGCGGCGATCATCAGAGCGAGGGCGGAGGCGGCGATGAAGAGCTGACGCGGACGCATGGGGATGCCAACGATGCAACAGGAGTGCCACAGCGCTGCCTAGTGATTTCAGTCAGTTGAGCCGATTTGAGCCGGCGCAAGATGGCACATGGCTCAGCCGTTGGTGGGGCCCCCGCACTTTCCCGGCAGGTAGTCCGAGCCGCATTCGCAGGCGCAGTAGTCCTGTGCGGGCCCCGCCGGCTGCTGGCAGCTCGGCACCACCGGCAGCGACACGCTGCCCGTCGAGAAATTCCCGTAGAGCTCGGTCACCTGGACCTCCAGGCGGTAGCTCTCGCCGTCCAGCCCGCGCCCGCCTTCCCCGGGGCACAGCGGCAGGTGGACCACATTGTACATGTCGAGCGGGTCGGGCTGCTTCAGGCTCGGGTCGTCCTTCGTCGTGACCATCGGCGCGGTGCGGTCGGCCTCCACGATCAGAGCGTCTGTCGTCGGATCGAACAGCCGGCCGACGAGCTCGGCGGTGTCCGTCCCGAGCCCGCCGACGCGCGCTCCGATGCGGGCCCAGTGCCCACCTTGGGGCGCCGCCCAGAGCTCGAGCTCGGCGCCCGGCTCGAGCAGCGTGTAGCCGGCGCCTTCGGCCGTGTAGAGGTAGGCCTGCACGCTCAGCGTCCCGGCCTCGCCACCGCCACTGCCGCCCGTCCCACCGGGGCGGTCCGAGGAATCGCAGCCCGTGCTGCCCGCGAGGACCAACGCGAGCGCGAACAGGCGCGGCATCAGAAGCAGTTCTTGTCGCTCGCGCCTTTGGGCCAGTAGTACACGAACGCGTTGCAGTGCTCCTGGTACTCGACGAAGCCGCCGAAGGTGAAGCAACAGTCGTCGTTCGGATCGCCGCATTCGTTGGCCAGCGCCGAGAAGTCGCACGACCATGTGATGCCACCGTTTTGCACGATGGGCACGTTCAGGTCCTTGGCGAAGGGTGGCTCGTCCCAGACCAGGCTCTCGTAGAACTGAGCGCCCGTGCCGTTCGTCGGCTCCCAGGCGCTCATGGTGAACTTGTCGCCGCGGCTGTGGAAGTGGCCGTTGGCGGCGGCGACCGTGACCGGCCCGTCCTGTCCGATCTTGCAGGTCGCCTCGAAGGTCTTGCCCTTGTCGCCGGGGCAGACGCGGATGTTCTGGTTGGTCGCGAAGAGAGTGCCCATCTCGTGCTCCACGGACGACTGCTCTTGCCCGTAGAAGTTGACGACGACCTTGCCGTGAGTCGGGGTCTTCTGCGTGCTCCCGTTCACGTAGTGGGTCTGGAGCATGAGCTTTTCGCCGGGCTCGAAGCGCAAGGCCACTCCGTCCGGCAGGTTCCAGTCTTCCACGGCGCCGCCGGACTGGCTGTTCGTGACCAGCGGCCAGTCCGACCAGTTGACGCTCTTCCAGCACTCACCGCCCTTGACGACGTCGCCGTCCTTGCCGTCGAGCCCCTTGATGGTCTTCACGCGGAAGACGTTCATGTGGTGGGTGCCGTCGTTCTGCGCGAGCGTGATGCGGTTCACGTAGACGGGCTCGTCCCCTGGGACCTCGAAGAAGTAGCAGTCCTGGATCTCCTCCCCCTGAGCCACGTCGAAGGTCCCGGTCGTCCACTGCCAGCCGTTGGGCCCGGGGTCGGGGAGGGTCACGTCCGCCGGCGGCTTCTCCCCCGGATCGTCGTTGCCGCAGCCTGAGAGCGCGAGGGCGCCGAGGAGCGTGATGCACTGAATACGCACAGCCCAAACCTCCATCATCGCTCCCGAGCGAAGAGCAATCAGCATACCAGAGGGGAAACCTCGAACAACGTGCGGGACCTCGCCGCCGCGCTGTCACGAGCTGGCACAACCGTCGGGCATTCCGATCCGGATCCCTGCTCGGCTCGGCGGACCACGGCGCCCGGCCCGCCCCGACCCCAGAAACCAGGGACTATTTGGGGAATTTCCCGCCACCCGCGCGCCCCGGGCCGCGTGGTACCCTCGGTCCCCAGCCATGCGCCGGAAAGCCCTGCTCGCTTCGGTCGTCTTGCTCACCGTGCTCTTTGCCCTGGTCGCCTTCGCGCAGCCCAAGAAGGGTGCCGCGCCGAAGGAGGCCGACAAGAAGGCCGCCGAGAAGGACGACAAGTCCAAAGACAAAGAGGAGGCCGACGCCGCGCCGGCCACGCCGCCCGGGGCAGCAGCGAGCGATCTCGGGGACCCGCCGCCGAAACAGCCCGACCGACCCGACGAGAAGAGCAAGCCGTCGCCGCTCAACCCCCGGGCCAACGAGTTCCCGGACGGCGGCGCCGC
It encodes the following:
- a CDS encoding VCBS repeat-containing protein; protein product: MRRKTRLQLAAVALCASLAPPSRAQPDKGAAPAPTPAEAPRACTTGRASALSELGCELKEALGKLPADALVVAAPLAADAKLADAAQLAARLLSVTAGALGLKSSSEAATLARARTLAARSGTLVHLVPEIQRGEVRLTADVYPVPKSFWDRVRDPEPNPRAHAFASRRLDAELRTFFPPVPLVAKRTDKAGTGEQSPVAVACGDLNGDGSLEAVLVGRSRAQLGRVRAGRFVASATVAWTQLSPLSRAPLREPIGSAAIEPGRWVDIGLTDRLDAVRLDASFALKEKLGRRLPWPAGGCSKVLGTSIRPEIEACSKGDEAPKVARMEKPGDAMAGATVLGRDGKPRQVRALRVFNESSVLLRDDAGRSARLEAAGAQLAVGDLDGDGQPEILSSSDTLDESGDALVVHTWQDDGKLVERLRVAVPTGVRALAACPADGSGLAAVLVATPGELWVLR
- a CDS encoding outer membrane beta-barrel domain-containing protein, which translates into the protein MAPRLLLVIASLAWLVAFLSPARAEAQCVDEALKEQLIGKRAYRGVVPRLFKKALRHELSPMGGWYAADLADGAPVYGGAYTFHFTEDLGLEASYFRTRQKYGLLQAIIDRQQGLVQFQESPEEDVQLFLGHLIWSMAYGKVRWFGGAIHRFDFYLSLGGGATDTSESGGLGLTGSGGFGLKFYLAQWLAFRLDARDHVRNHRAPFAVEKIVNDVSLMGGLSVFFPFSS
- the gpmA gene encoding 2,3-diphosphoglycerate-dependent phosphoglycerate mutase, producing MRTLVLLRHGQSQWNKENRFTGWVDVPLSVEGVAEAENAGKLLRAEGFSFDRAYTSYLKRAIKTLWIALEELDQMWIPVQNSWRLNERMYGALQGLNKVETVQKHGEQQVKIWRRSYDIPPPAMDESDVGWPGNDPRYRSLAPSELPKTECLKDTVERFLPYWESDIAPALRCGERVIIVAHGNSLRALVKHLDAVSEADIVELNIPTGIPLVYELDEDLRPIKSRYLGDPEAAARAAAAVAAQLKG
- a CDS encoding GAF domain-containing protein; this translates as MNDGPPPLALGASPAERAARYRDVLTTIRSLLEGEDDWIAGLATVVAELHAGFEYFDWTGVYRLVRPDLLVIGPYQGGHGCLRIAIERGVCGAAARTRATQLVPDVGQFPDHIACSALTRSEIVVPIVAPNGRLLGVLDVDSNRLAAFGEVDREHLEELCLLLGRQFEAAPNL
- a CDS encoding DUF2330 domain-containing protein encodes the protein MKRHLVVCLAAAAALGPRAADACGGTFCDTGPQAMPVDQSGENILFVLDGQTVEAHVQIQYQGSAERFAWVVPMPDVPDVTVGSQPLFTQMLGATVPTYAMQTQNDSCGGGSGGALSFDGGVSGSGGAAGGGGGPQVVFEKTVGAFEVVVLKGGTATEVVDWLQNNNYQNIPSAPQILGDYVVKNYVFVAIKLTAGAGLDEIHPLVFKYTGNEPCVPLKLTRVAATEDMAVRAFFLGDDRVVPENYKHLKLNPVRLNWLSLGQNYKELVSRAADSAVANGKAFVTEYAGSSSVVSSAGVWSSAWNAAPFQGITPEKVADELSKQGLLTCTVGFQCSYGHPLIAGILADYLPVPPGMQDYDFYGCLSCNAAAIDQAKWNAAEFAAALQTRIIDPAVHAKSLLDKWPYLTRLYTTISPAEMTEDPIFRAAPGEPAVPAYALAVQRVTCGGKRGMILPDDRQVALDGTAWPVWDSTMPWAEDIEEYPPSGGKLTLVDNTAKIDALLADWNQKHGWPPPGGSGGSDFGGNGTGGTGAGAGGAGGASASGLQPGGGGGCGVATGSPLAGLSLLGLGLLALGRRRRLG
- a CDS encoding DUF2330 domain-containing protein; amino-acid sequence: MRPRQLFIAASALALMIAAEAQQAQACGGTFCDSGPQAMPVDQSGENVLFVMDGKYVEAHVQIQYQGAAERFAWIVPMPKVPDVQVGSALLFDALLQGTVPTYGFTQQTDVCEDPSANDFGTSAGAGGAMGMGGSGGAKDAGGPQVVYEKTVGAFEVVVLQGGTAEEVSKWLADNAYQNIPTAPELLKSYVNQAYVFVAIKLTAGANSNEIHPLVFRYEGNEPCVPLKLTAVAATEDMGVRTFFLGDDRVVPTNYKHVTLNPARIDWSSMGQNYTQAVSRAVDSPVANGRAFVTEYAGPSSVVSSFSFYNSAWNSQVFAGIDPTLVVAKLEQMGLISCYSYRYDPQEDCQYSHPLLKPLLSEYLPVPPGLTPVEFYGSLTTYQDQIDQTKWNANEFAADFQLRIQAPAEHARDIVTKWPYLTRMFTTISPSEMTEDPMFHPQPGLEPVQPGAIAVRHTNCCGATTMELTDGRNIAFDKSTQTWPVWDSTMPWADQIEEFPLGGDKITLVDNGPVIAERLGAWNAKNKVTCETPATQGAASRTGDVFESAGTPGCGVAGKHPFSAAAAFLAAAGLGLIRRRRQR